The DNA segment GTTAACCAGCGTTTCGCTCGTTACCATCAGTTAAAGAGGAATAGAATAAATGCAGCCATGAATATTTGCAATTAGTGCATATGCGCATAAGAGAGATGCTTGACTGAATAAGTGGTACTCACTAGCTGTCCCGTTTTTTCTTAGCTTCTATAATTTTATAGTTAACCCTTTTATGACACCTCAGAGAATaatagaaatattgaaaaatggaTTCCTAACAATTTACATAATTGTTTACATTAAAACGTTAGATAGAAATTAGTAGTTTCTTCAAGCTatcatttttttccttttgcttaaattcaaaaatagcaTTAAAAGATTATGCTAATAATTGTATATTACCCATTCTATAAAATATAGCATTCTATTGTGAATCTACAATATGACTATTTTCggtttaattttggttttttgcttttcaaatgaaaaatattatttcagcaaACAACCGTAttgaaaataatgtataaaatcTATATATAACCCAAAAAAAACAATGCATTATGTTATTTGCTTagttttggaaaatatgtaagtatattatcAAGGAGGTAATGAATTTCtggaaacaaattttcaaatttttatttcgatattGGCTACTTGGTATCACTTCTTTGGGATTGGGAACTTAGATATATAACTGAATTTGTGTTGCTTTTAAAGAGCAGAACACAATATAGTCTTTATTCGAcgctgaatagggtatattaaatttgcaatgtagcttgtaacacccagaataAAATGTCGgagaaatgtacatatatacatatgtacatatatgaacagCATGACTAGTTGAGTCGTTTTTGAGATTTCGATCAGAAATTATGAACACGTGTTCTCCAAGAAGTTattcatttgtcagaaccaaCGTTCCCAtcacagtcgggtctaagtaactgGAACGGACACGGATTTGTACCCGGGTAAGGATTGCCAATTTGGCACCATTGCTCGAAATTACTTCACTATATAACATTTAGCTGCCACAAAAACTCAATACTGAAATGCATGTCCTTGTTTATacatttgcatttgacaagatatattttcgaagttttacatatattattatccaagacaacGGCACAATCTCTGTGGAAATTATATAGATCAGACTAccatagtatatagctgccatacaaactgacctctgaagagtattatagcttcggtgttaacaacaataaaaatatcaaagtttAGAATTagcgtatttatttttaatagtactTTCAACATTGAACTCGTAATCAATTTCTATAAAGTTAATTACTTGTAGATAAACTTAAAAGTACTCTTTTTCTGTAACTATCTACTGTACGCAAAAAAAGTTGTACACGGTCAGAGTAGTAATTGCAGTTTTTTGCCTGTTGTGCATGCTCCAGTCGTTTTTGTCGTTTAAATGCTTCTAAACGTATACTTCCTCGTTGATATGCAAATATACCACTTAGAAAATTCCAAAGCGTTATTTCTggccaaaaaatatttgtgaagtaAATAACTGTCGTCGAAagctaaagaaatatatatgtatatgtatatatatagttacatatatgcTAAAAATAGGACCTCGTAAATCAAAGATTAGCCTACCTGCCACATCATAAAATCGCTTATACGCGTTTCGCCCGATGTTCGAAAAAGCAAATCTGGTGGTGGAGAATGTCTTGTATACAGACATTCTTCAATTAGGCGCTCGTTGATATTTTCTGGTTGTAGTTCGTCCCCCAGTTTAAGTATAGTTTCAACAGACTGTGTCATTTCATCTCTCGACGTGTATGAGAAGGCTATATTAAGGAATAGTTTATCATTGTGCTCGGTAATTGTCATAGCTTTTGCAATTAACTTCTGCAAATCCTCAGgcaacaaattgaaatttccaATTACCAATATACGTACTCCATGTTCATTCAATTTTGCTtcatcatttattatatttaggaATTTTTCTCTCGCCAAATCCAACAAATCCTTCACTTCTTCATCAGATCTTTTGAAGTTTTCGATGCTAAATGCAAAAGCGGTTACTTCCTTTATTCCTATATCCAAGCACCAACGTAAACATTTTGACAACTTATCAAATCCATGCGAATGTCCTTCTATGTTGCGCAAATGTTGAGATTTTGCATATCGGCGATTACCGTCCATTACAAATGCAATGTGTCGTGGTATATAACCACCGGAGCCCATAATTTTCATGGCTAGTATTTCGTGCCATTTGTACTTATAGTCTGAAATCCACATTATCTCAGTTAGTTTTCTTTTATTCCTTTCCCTATAACACAACTTCAATAACACGCATTCCTaacaataataagaaatatagctgaaaactTTTGTGTAATCCACCGTGTCATACTCAATCAATTATATCAGCTTATGAATGACAGAAACAATACTGTCACATGTGACGTCATAAGAACCAATGTAGAAAGTGTCAAACTTGTaagaacattttaaattaaagaagaaaatacTTGTAAATTCGTGAAATAaacttattataattaattataatcaaAAGGTTTCAGGGAGAGAAGTAGAAGATTGTTTCAGAAAAATAATTAGCTCATCTTTAAGTAACTATCTCTAGCATATcggcaaaataattatatattaggtGATGCGATTGCAAGTTTTCCAGCAGCAGTTGGTTTTATTgtcaataaacatatttatgataGAATTGAAGTTAATGCTAAAATTAAAGAAGTTTAATTgattatttgaatattaattttattattattcttaattTCAAACTGTCAAACCGATACCAAATAAAGTAATGAAGAGAAATTGTCGTAAGCTATATTTTTATCATTCTTGATGTCAgctgacatatgtacatggtaAAACCAGATATGTTTTTTTAGCAATCAAATATTGCAGCTAAATATATCATTATACTATCGCTTTTataaacttaaacaaaatataactgtatttaatattttagaatgAGACAATTTGCTCATGATACACAGAAAAATAATTCCTATATTTAACAATATAATTCATATTACAATGATATAAAAGGTAGTTGTCTCTTTCGTTCGTCTTGAAAATTTGTCAAAGCGGACTCAACAATTTCACCACTCGACCAGGCAAACGAGCGAGGCACGAATCACCGCGAAAAAAGATAGACGACAAGAATATGAGGCGACGAAGATTGCTGCAgcagaagaagaaatttttcattcgCTTGAACGTATTGACTggggaaataatttttatttatgcaaaaaaaaataactataaaagtaaatcaatgtggcatttaattaaataaatgtttaaaaatggaaaataacaaACAACTGGTAGCGGAGAGAATTGTAACTCCAGGTAAGTTATGTCAATTTTACGTGAAAAAATTGCAGACCAATAAATGTATTGGCCGACGGTGTTAAAGAACAGTGGAACAAGGAAGAGATTGTCATCCACTTTgtaaagtgaaattaataaatatattttttaaacaacttcatatatagtaaaaaacataattttgttattaagtaaattattttcttcttaCAGAGCTATATTTTCTCATATCCAAGTTCTTGGCTTCGGGTCCGCTCCGTGAAACTGCTGAGGTAAGAGTTGATTGTAAACGAATTATGtgcaatataatttataataaagcataaatttaattaaattttttcatataatctTCAGGTTCTAGTGCGTGAGTTGGAACAGAAGAAAGTAAGtatgtttattatttgcaattataaaaaatgtatatatgagaAGCAGTGGACATAGTAGTAAAAACAAgcattttatttgtaaacaaacttACTTGCTTCTACGTTTACATTTTTATGGAAGTCAGAACGACGCTCTTTCCTGGAATACTTGTACCTATTGCCATTTGTACTACGGCTATACTAAATCTGAATTTGTgaataatttagtaaaaagcCTTAATAAGAAAATTACACTATTTCAAATGATATACTTGTGCATTCTGACTATATCCAGTGCAGGTGATTTTGAGTAAATGAACGTGCTAAAGTCTTTCTtgccaaatacatacatatatgtatacagggAAATGTTTATGAAATCCTTGGATCGCTCCAACACAATATTTCGGTATTGCGATgggagtaaataaaataaatttgtgaaatattaattttttaaaagattaattatagttctttaaaatttggatatttcaaccaaattcccTTTACCTTTTGAGCGAATATCATTGTTtatgttttcgtttttgttttgttctttaATTTCTTACTATTTGCCAATTTTCGGTGCAACTAATTTGCGGCTTTCTTAGAAAGGCTGAAAAAATTgtacaagtaaaaaaaaattaattatttttaattatagtaaGAAATGCCTAAACaatatttgacttttttttctacatttttcaaGGTTTTACCAAGACGGACGGATTGGCTAGGTCATGAACACGAGCAAAGCTTTGCGGAATTGGTGAGTGTAAAATATACGATACGtacattttattctttataaacaaaaaaatttgagaacaGTGGGCCGAATAGTTCAAAGGTAACAATTGcgtttcaatttttcaaatttcaaaaaaaaaaattaattaacacttTAGAACCCAAATTTAACTTTGAATTGTTTACTtttctataattatttaataataaaaaatatatattaaacaaaactaaaatgtaaCTGTATTATATGCAATTTGTCCCACTGTACGTGCCTTACACTTAAAATAAGCTCTTTGTTCTCGAGATAAAAGTTCCATTGAGTTATATCGaagttatttatttcaaaaaaaggtgtgttaaattcttaaataatgGTTGCACAttattttttgagtaaaatacaGATGTAGTAACAATGAGTACCATTGTTGGCACGCTGCTCCGCCATGTTGTTTCGTACGTTAATGAGGGgttgaaaatgtttattgattgttttgatattctacaaaaattaaaaatctaaataattaaagttCTTGGGGCTAAGTAAtgtgaattaatttaaataaaatgaaaattttaatttttaaataatttttgacatttcacTATTTCAACGAGAAGTTCTCTAAATAACTAGAATATTTGATtccgtttaaaattttaaagaaatgattataattttattaaaagtagcaactaaaagttttcgaaattgaaaaatataataccaagtaacatgtagatatgtatagcTAAACATCTTGCAGCATTCGTCGCTGCATACGATGTTGGCAGACATTTTGACTAGGGTCTTGACGGTTGTCTCTTTTACTTAAATCTTCTATAGTGATGATTTTCACTTCATAAAAAGAGAAAACAGTATATAATCAGTATACGCAGTAATCTTATTAAATATAGTGCTTAAAAAGAGATAACAGTTCTATCGGAGCCGTGGTGGATATTGCGCTTTTCATCTCCTTTTATGCTTTGTCCGTcttcgtatttatttttaattttgacgtATGGTGCAATtctcatacgttattttgttacTGCAAGCTTaatattttgtgatttaaaatataaatatatattttaggaGCAAAAATATGCACATGTTGGACCAAATCATCTTTTAGAAATATGTTGTCGCATAGGACCAATACTAGACAAAGATCTACCTCCTGCAGTATTGGGTATAGTATCCTTACTTGGTACTGGTCGTCAGAGTTTACTAAGGACCGAAGAGAGCATATATCGATCCCGGTCCTTGCTAGATTATTGCACACGTTTACATGGTGTATCACTGCCAGATTCGTCGGTAACAAAACCTATACACAATTTGcgtaagtaaaagaaaaaatatatgagcCAACTTATATTATGtattgttttttcattaatttagaGAAAGTACTAATTGGACGCGAGTATGGAGGACCAGTGCGTCGGAAATTTTTGGTACccatcagtttatatggcaaaaCCAAATTACTTAAACGGACAGTGGGACATTTGTCATCCGTCTATTGTGTGCTCTTTGATCGCACTGGACGTTATATTATAACGGTAActataaaaacacaaaacgtgatccataaataatattttttttcctatttaGGGTGCTGATGatttacttataaaaatatGGTCAGCCATGGATGGTCGTTTGTTAGCTACGTTGCGTGGGGCTTCTGCAGAAATAACGGACATTGCTATTAACCTTGATAATACAATGTTGGCAGCTGGTTCATTGGATCGTATATTGCGTGTTTGGGATATGCAAACTACTTCGCCTATAGCCGTACTTTCGGGTCACACTGGCATGATAACATCCGTAAATTTTTGCCCCTCACCGCGGGGTGATTTAAAATACCTTGTGACCACAAGTACAGATGGTTCAATTGCATTCTGGCAATATTCGACACCGCGCGGTCAGAAAATTACATTTGCACCCAAGCCAATACAATATCATGAAAAGCTACGACCGGGACAAGCACAAATGATGTGTACTACCTTTTCGCCAGGTGGCATTTTCCTTGCAGCTGGTTCAGCAGATCATCACGTAAGGGTATATATAATGTCGGAAGATGGACCCAAACGTATACTCGAATCGGAGGCTTACACTGATGCCGTAGATTCGGTTCAATGGTCGCATCGTGGTTTACGCTTCATATCCGGCAGTAAAGATGGTACGGCACATATTTGGAATTTCGAATCACAGCAATGGAAGAGCACAAAACTTTGTATGACTGAGCGATTGCCGAGGTGAGTAAATAATTATACTGAAAGTTTCTCATTGATAAAATGTAAAAACCCAAATGTAGCTGCCCTCCACCGGAAGaaggaaagaaattaaaagttaCTATGGTTGCTTGGGATTGCTCGGATAAATATGTCATTACTGCCGTGAACGACTTTACAGTGAGTTAAATGAAATTGCTTGCATATATGCCATATATATACCgatgcattttaatatttaaagataaaaatttggCATTCTAAAACTGGTAAATTGCACCGGGTATTGCGCGGCCACAAAGATGAACTATACGTACTGGAATCAAATCCGAAAGATGAGCATGTGCTGCTTTCCGCAGGACATGACGGGCAGGTGTTTCTATGGGATGTTGAAAACGGCGTTTCTATAGCCGAGTTTATGAACGATATAGACGGGCAGGGTCATGGTGGCGTATTCGATGCAAAATGGTCGCCAGATGGCACAATGTTTGCGGCTACTGATTCGCATGGTCATCTACTTATATATGGTCTTGGAATTGGCCCAGATAAATACAAAATAGTacgtataatacatataatttatttaatatgtcacaaatataataaaaataaaatttcattatgctTTTAAATTTAGCTTCCAAATGAACTATTTTTTCATACGGACTATCGCCCTTTAATGCGTGACGCTTCTCAATATGTGGTTGATGAACAAACACAAGTAATGCCACATCTGATGCCTCCACCTTTTCTCGTGAATTCGGAAGGTAACCCCTATCCCGTACAGTATCAACGTTTTGTACCTGGCCGTGAAAATTGTACCCGCGAGCAATTGAGACAAATATTAACAGTTGGTGATGATGGTACCGTTATTGTTCCCAATATCAATGGTACAGCTGGCAACTTCTTACACATTGATCGCCTAATTGCGGTATTGGCTAATCGCCAAGGTACTGCTCCAGTGCCGCCTGCAATGGCAGTTGGAAACAATCTACCAGCCAATCACTCACAACTGGATCGCCTTATAGAGGCACTTGCAAATCGGCAAGGACAAGATCAAGCACCCGACTCTAACAACCGCCCATCAAGTAATCGTTCTGCAGCTGGTGCTGTTGGAAATTCACGCTACAGTTTCGATGATATGCCAGGACGTCAACTTGATACGAATAACACTACTCGACAGAGAACCAGTAGCGTTCGAACATCAGGTGAACATCAATTGGTACCGACAGTTGATCAGCCCGCACAGCCATCACAGATTAAATACTTTCGCCGCATCTATGTGCGTCCTATGAAATACCAACAACTGCAAAATCTAAAGCAAACTGTGTACGCAGCAGGACAGTTTGAGCTGCAGGAGTATAAACGTGAGATGCGCAGGCGACCAATAATGATTAACACTGGGAACGTGGCAAGCGCACAATCCAGTGCCAATCGGCAACGTAATACACGCGGAAATAACGGTGCAGGCGGTGCAGTTCGTTCACGCCGTCGGCAAGGACAAAGCGGTCAATCACAGCCGGCTTATCGTACGCGCGCTGTGCGCGATCAAGAAGAACTAGATGCGCCACCGCCTCCAGAAGAAGAGGAGGAGGATGAGGAGAGCAATTCATCATCGGGCGATACTAGCTACTCAAATGTAGAAGAAAACCTAGAAGAGTCATCGGATGATTCGGACACCGAAAGTTCTGATTATTCCGATTGGGTAGCCGATACCCCTGGTCCGAATTTGGAGCCACCAAAACGTTCAAAACGTAAACCATTGTCGAGAAGACGTACATTTAGCGACGATAGCAGTGACGAGACTACAGAGCAAGCCACGACATCTGCCGGTGCAGCGGCAAAATCTTCTAGGCGAAACAAACGTGTTGTTATACCACCTCCAACACCTAATGGTGAAATACCTGAATTGTATAGGCCAGCCGAGTGGTTGTCCGAAGTGATACCGCGTAAGGCACCTTACTATCCGCAAATGGGTGATGAAGTGGTGTATTTTCGTCAAGGGCATCAACGTTATCTGGAAGCAGTTCGTCTCAAAAAAGTATACAAGCTGACTCACAGCTCGGAGCCGTGGAACTTCCGAACTCTACGCGACCGCGAATACGTACGTGTAATAGGTATCAAATATGAAATACGCCCACCACGTTTGTGCTGTCTCAAATTGGCAATGATTGATGATGATGGCAATATGACAGGCACATCTTTCAAAATCAAATACCATGACATGCCGGACGTGCTCGACTTCTTGGTCTTGCGACAAACTTTCGATTTGGCAGTGCAGCGTAATTGGAGTGTTGGTGATCGCTTTCGTTGTATGATTGGTGATGGCTGGTGGATGGGGCAAATCGAATCACGTTATGCACTTTCAACGGACTTTCCCGATTCGTATTTTATGTGTTTCCGCGTGCGTTGGGATAATGGCGAATACGAGTACATGAGCCCATGGGATATGGAACCGATTGATGAGAATCGTCTACCCGATGAGGTGGGTGGGGCGGTGCCCGTATTGCAAGAAGAGATACGTGCCACATTGTATCAACCGAAATCGGAAGAATGGCATCGCGGTGATCGTGACGGTTCTTGTAGGCGCATCATAAACGGCTTAGAACAGGTAAGGAAGAAGCCATGcagcaaattgaaaaaaaaaaaaaaaaaacaaatatgcaaaCGAAATTTTTAGGTTATGCGCTTATCGATTGCCGAACATTTTTTGGCACCGGTTGATTTGAATGTATATCCTGATTACGCCTATCTGATTGAGTATCCAATTGACTTGACAACGATAAAGTCACGTTTCGAAAATCACTTCTACCGGCGCATTACTTCAGCTCAATTCGATGTACGCTACCTTGCTACAAATGCAGAGAAGTATAATCGTTCACATACTAATATTGTGAAACATGCTCGCATTATAACGGATCTTTGTTTGCGCGTAATAAGGTGAGTAatcgaaaagttttaaaaatattttatgcttttggttttgtttttgatatttaatgaataattttttacgcCTTTAGGGAGCCCAACGATATAGATGTTGCAGCTGTTTATCATCAATTAGTTGACGTTTATCATTCATCAGAAACTGAAAACGATAATGAGTCGGATGTGGTGCCTTCGACAAGCACCGGCCCTTCAACATCGGCTGCAGCACGTCAAAAGATATCAGCGACACGCAGGTATGTACACACCATTGCAGTTCTTTAGCGCTGATTGGTTTCATACGAGTTGCATATATTTACAGGTCCAGTCGCATACGTTCAGATGGTGATTGGCGTACGGAATGTCGACAATTATTGGATTTAATGTGGCAGCGTAATGACTCGGTGCCCTTCCGTGAGCCCGTAGATACACTTGAATTCCCCGATTATTTGGAAATCATTGCCTCACCAATGGATTTGCGAACTGTTAAAGAGGATTTACTCGGTGGCAATTACGAAGATCCTTTGGATTTTGCAAAGGATGTGCGTTTGATATTTCAGAATTCTCGCAATTATAACACCAATAAGCGTTCACAAGTGAGTAATGAAATATGCCTGTACATACTTTGGTAATCAAGAGGCTTTGCTTTTGGCTTTTGTGCGGTTTCGgtccatttaattttgttttattgctaGTGCTTGCAttccatttatatatttatttttctttaaaactaaGCGGAGTACATATTCTCAggttatttcttattaattattcagtttttgtttctttttgccACCAAAACTTTTACACTTCATTTATCTCAATGGTTTTATCGTCTAAATTACCacaatatgtatgttaaaatattacttattcTTACTGTAAACTTTTAGAAAACgctgtaaaaatatgtatttattttcttttttaattttcatcgtCGTCCATAaccttaatttatttcattcaaaacaTCCTTTCCTATAGCAACATcgtatctatttttttttctttattatagtGGGTTTGATTTATTTacctccaattttttttttttttatcaattggtctttaaaattatgcattttttatgtGTATTTTCTTCTATCGAATATCAAGTACCTTTTTCAAAACCAACTTTGTTGTTGACactccttgaccggataaaaaatccgggtcctttccggttacgtagacccgacagTCGTGGGAAACCTTTCGTTGTTTTATTACTACTAAGTTCTGCTTCAAGTTTAGGCCATCATAAAATCAAACTATAAtacattattattaatgtaatgtAGTGGCTATGTTCGTCAACTCTAACCACAAACTGCAATCCATTGGTTTCTAAACTGGACTTCCAGATGGCTAATCATCTGTATCTTGGTTTTTAAGTCATCATTTGCTTCGTGTGCTCGAGTTTCAATGCTCTCAATCGGAGAggatcgttgttgttgttgttgcagaggACGATTTCTGTCGAGTTGACAGCCCTAGGCCGTGTAAAAATCTGGGtctgttccggttacgtagTTTCGACTGTCGTGGTAACGTCAGTATTGCTTAACTGCCTTATCACACCTTCTAAAACATTCTCCTGGTACACTTTTCTCCCAGTTTTAACACTTTTAATATAGAAGTGAAGAGGTTTAACGCCTTTACAAAAGAATCATCACCAGACCATTACGGCAGCTAGATTGTGATCAAGTTAAGCTCTTAGAATGTGGttttgcttattaaaaattCTCTGTGAAAACAGTGAACATTTTTTCGTAAGTATACgagtaaaatattataattaaataattttcctaTAAAACTAGATGGATAATTATTTTCGTGGATTTCAATGTAAGATATTCAATTGATTCTTTGCTTACCTACGACATAACGAAAATTAGTTTGTAGTAATTTCTTATGTAAAAATCTGCCTtggttatttgtttattttttgcatcGTTCGTGTGTTTTGTCgacatgtttttgaaaaaaaattgtcaataattatataaaatatcatttCCTACCTTTATTCCTTGCTGTTTTActgatttttatatacttttttctgCTTTCCGTTCATTTGATGGAATTTCATTAATagcattaaacaaaattttatataaaaaatcatgttcctattgttaattcatttttcttcattCCCACCATGCTTCCATGTATCAATCAAACAATCAATAAATCAATCAATCATGTAAACAATATCATTGCAATGAATGACGATCTCATTGTAGGAAAGTTTAGCGGTAAGGTTGCAATTCACTTGAAACACCAACATAAATCACATTAGCAATTGTACTTATCCTCTTCCCGTCCTCTTAAAACTTCTTCATCTATGTGCTGCTTGTGCCGTCTGTCTGCAACGCAACATACGGCCGCCATAACCTTACTTTTACTTTTACCTAACCACACCATTGTCTTTGTATATCAATAAATACTCTTTGTTTTAGATCTATGCCATGACGCTTCGTCTGAGTGCGCTCTTCGAATCGCAAATAAAGAGGGTGATAAGTAATTGGAAGGCGGCGCGTCGGCGTGCGAATAAGACTTCAGGAAGCGGTGGACGCGGCTCAAGTAGCAGCCCTGTAAAGCGACAACCATCGCAAGCAGCGAAGCGTGCCCGTACACACCGATCTACGCGGCAATTGCATAGCAcagacgatgatgatgatgatgacgacgacgacgatgacgAAGCACCAAGTAGTAGGGGTCACTTGAATGTTCAGTCACGTGCGGGACAACGTCGTGTCGGCGGTGCAACTACGAACAGTAGAAATGGACTACAGCGTGACACTGTACCGACGGCAGCGAGCACATCAGCCGGTTCGAACCGCGTCAGCTCATCCTCCTCATTACAGCGGCGCAGCGGCGAACCGACACAGGCAACGCGCAGCTCACGTCGCAAGGCGGCCAGTCAAGAAttggatgatgatgatgacgaagATGAAGAAGAGGACGCTGAAGTACATGTAACGGATGAGCATAGCACTGCCTCGAGTTCCACCTCAGAAGATGATAGTGACAGCGACGATAGTTCAGAGGTTGGTTTAAATGATAGCAACGAAGGGTCAGATAAAGAAATGGGGCGTGGCAAACGTGTCGCAGCAAGGCGACGTAAGCGACGTAGCGATGCAGATGATTCAGAGGACAGCTATAAGCCAGACAATGATAGACGCGGTAATAGGCGAAGTAGTGGTCGGACGCGGGGACGAAAAAATAAAGCAGCAAAGAAGACAAGTCGAAAACAACAAGATAAACGCCAACAAGCTACGCGCAAACGTCGCAATCGCATTGAAGACGATGGCGACGAGGACTATATGGAACACAGTAGTAAGAGAAGTACCACAGCCATGACGAATGGTGGTACGCGACATAACGCCGTTACGAATGGCAATGTACGCAGAGGCAATCGACGACGTTTGCAGTCGTCAGAGGACGAGCACACCGATATGATGGCAAATCATACGAGTTCACAGCCAGATGAGAGCACACAAGATACGATTACCGGGCATACGGCGGCAGGAATGTCAACGCCTAAAAAGCGTGCCGCCACATCGGGCC comes from the Bactrocera neohumeralis isolate Rockhampton chromosome 2, APGP_CSIRO_Bneo_wtdbg2-racon-allhic-juicebox.fasta_v2, whole genome shotgun sequence genome and includes:
- the LOC126751565 gene encoding dehydrodolichyl diphosphate synthase complex subunit Dhdds — translated: MWISDYKYKWHEILAMKIMGSGGYIPRHIAFVMDGNRRYAKSQHLRNIEGHSHGFDKLSKCLRWCLDIGIKEVTAFAFSIENFKRSDEEVKDLLDLAREKFLNIINDEAKLNEHGVRILVIGNFNLLPEDLQKLIAKAMTITEHNDKLFLNIAFSYTSRDEMTQSVETILKLGDELQPENINERLIEECLYTRHSPPPDLLFRTSGETRISDFMMWQLSTTVIYFTNIFWPEITLWNFLSGIFAYQRGSIRLEAFKRQKRLEHAQQAKNCNYYSDRVQLFLRTVDSYRKRVLLSLSTSN